A stretch of the Fusobacterium varium genome encodes the following:
- a CDS encoding putative tellurium resistance protein, producing MGISLKKGQKVSLTKDNPGLKKLIVGLGWDTNKFDTGGDFDLDSAAFLLGENGKVTSQSDFIFYGNLKHNSGSVIHMGDNRTGDGDGDDEQISIDLSKVPENITRIIFTATIYEAEERRQNFGQISNAYIRIVDEDVNNEILKYDLGEDFSIETAAVFGELYKNNGEWKFNAIGSGYQGGLAALCINYGIDID from the coding sequence ATGGGAATTAGTTTAAAAAAAGGACAAAAAGTAAGCCTTACAAAAGATAATCCTGGGTTAAAAAAATTAATAGTAGGACTTGGATGGGATACTAATAAATTTGATACAGGTGGAGATTTTGATTTAGATTCTGCTGCATTTCTTCTAGGAGAAAATGGTAAGGTAACTTCACAAAGTGATTTTATTTTTTATGGCAATTTGAAGCATAACAGTGGTTCTGTTATTCATATGGGTGATAATAGGACTGGTGACGGTGATGGCGATGATGAGCAAATATCCATTGATCTTTCTAAGGTACCTGAAAATATTACAAGAATAATATTTACAGCTACTATATATGAAGCGGAAGAAAGAAGGCAGAATTTCGGACAGATATCAAATGCATATATAAGAATAGTTGATGAGGATGTAAATAATGAGATACTGAAATATGATTTAGGAGAAGATTTTTCAATTGAAACAGCAGCAGTCTTTGGAGAACTCTATAAAAATAATGGTGAATGGAAATTTAATGCAATAGGAAGCGGATATCAAGGAGGTCTGGCTGCTCTTTGCATCAACTATGGAATAGACATTGATTAG
- a CDS encoding putative tellurium resistance protein — protein sequence MSISLQKGQKISLTKDNSTLDKIILGLGWDQASKDNGGFFSMFGKKANIDCDATAMLLQNSKMIDKKDIVYFGNLKHYTDSVRHTGDNLTGEGEGDDEQIIVELKKIPQNYDKIVIVVNIFKAKDRNQHFGMIKNAFIRLIDTKTNKEMCRYNLTDDYSGCTALIFGEVYRHNEEWKFNAIGQGTTDDGIGELAARYK from the coding sequence ATGTCAATAAGTTTACAAAAGGGACAAAAGATAAGCCTTACAAAAGATAATAGCACTTTAGACAAAATTATATTAGGACTTGGATGGGATCAAGCTTCAAAAGATAATGGTGGTTTTTTTTCAATGTTTGGCAAAAAAGCCAATATAGATTGTGATGCTACAGCAATGCTTCTTCAAAATAGTAAAATGATAGATAAAAAAGATATTGTTTATTTTGGAAATTTGAAACACTATACTGATTCTGTAAGGCATACAGGAGATAATCTTACAGGTGAGGGCGAGGGAGATGATGAACAAATTATTGTTGAATTAAAAAAAATCCCTCAAAATTATGACAAAATAGTAATAGTTGTTAATATATTTAAAGCTAAAGATAGAAATCAGCATTTCGGAATGATAAAAAATGCTTTTATAAGACTAATTGATACTAAAACAAATAAAGAAATGTGCAGATATAATCTGACAGATGACTATAGCGGGTGTACTGCTCTGATATTTGGAGAGGTATATCGCCATAATGAAGAATGGAAATTCAATGCAATAGGTCAAGGAACAACTGATGATGGTATTGGTGAACTTGCTGCTAGATATAAATAA
- a CDS encoding putative stress response protein, whose translation MSVNLSKGQRVNLDKNITMALIGLGWDTNKYSGGYDFDLDASAFLLGKNEKVLKDEDFIFYNNLTAYNGAVTHTGDNLTGDGDGDDEVIIIDFRKIPQEIHKIAITVTIHDAVFRRQNFGQVSNAYVRVARMVNETDTDGQEVLRFNLMEDFSIETAIVVCEIYRHGNDWKFNAVGAGYQNGLKALCQNYGVNV comes from the coding sequence ATGAGTGTAAATTTATCAAAAGGACAACGTGTAAATCTTGATAAAAATATAACTATGGCATTAATTGGACTAGGTTGGGACACTAATAAATATTCTGGCGGTTATGATTTTGATTTAGATGCTTCAGCATTTTTACTTGGTAAAAATGAAAAAGTTTTAAAAGATGAAGATTTTATTTTTTATAATAATCTTACTGCTTATAATGGTGCTGTTACTCATACTGGAGATAATTTAACTGGAGATGGCGATGGAGATGATGAAGTAATTATCATTGATTTCAGAAAAATTCCTCAGGAAATACATAAAATAGCTATAACAGTAACTATTCATGATGCAGTATTCAGAAGACAAAATTTTGGTCAAGTATCAAATGCTTATGTGAGAGTAGCCAGAATGGTAAATGAAACTGATACTGATGGACAGGAAGTGCTGAGATTTAATCTTATGGAAGATTTTTCTATTGAAACAGCCATAGTGGTTTGCGAAATTTATAGACATGGAAATGACTGGAAATTTAATGCAGTGGGTGCAGGATATCAAAATGGACTTAAAGCTCTTTGTCAAAACTATGGTGTAAATGTATAA
- a CDS encoding lactaldehyde:propanediol oxidoreductase yields MIYYIPPINLLGRGCLAELKQPLSTMGCKKALVVSDKFLMGNGTIKKVTDILKEAGVDFVVYDEPKPNPTVKNVEDGYKILKDEKCDLVVSIGGGSPQDCGKAIAVLATNGGNIKDYEGVNKTKNKSLPIIAITTTAGTSAEVTINYVITDEERHVKMIMVDTNSLAAITVNDPELMMSKPAPLTAATGMDALTHAIEAVVAKGAMDVTDCTALYAIKEIFDYLPRAVKDGSDIEAREQMCYSCFLNGIAFSNAGLGNVHAMAHQLGGLYDLPHGVCNAMLLPIVEEENAKNAPEKFRVIAQTIGYDAAGKTDKECVDYVIGRIKALSEEVGIPKSLKEVGVDNPDFELLAENAMKDACAGANPVFFDKEKLVELFKKIS; encoded by the coding sequence ATGATTTACTACATACCACCAATCAATTTACTAGGAAGAGGATGTCTTGCTGAACTTAAACAGCCATTATCTACAATGGGATGTAAAAAGGCTTTAGTTGTAAGTGATAAATTTCTTATGGGAAATGGAACAATAAAAAAAGTTACTGATATATTAAAAGAGGCTGGAGTAGATTTTGTTGTCTATGATGAACCAAAACCAAATCCTACAGTAAAAAATGTTGAAGATGGATATAAGATATTAAAAGATGAAAAATGTGACCTTGTTGTAAGTATTGGAGGAGGATCGCCTCAAGACTGTGGAAAAGCTATTGCTGTACTTGCAACTAATGGTGGAAATATAAAAGATTATGAGGGAGTGAACAAAACTAAAAATAAATCACTTCCTATAATAGCTATAACTACTACAGCTGGAACATCTGCTGAAGTAACTATTAACTATGTAATAACAGATGAAGAGAGACATGTAAAAATGATTATGGTAGATACAAACTCTCTTGCAGCAATAACAGTAAATGATCCTGAGCTTATGATGAGCAAGCCAGCTCCTCTTACAGCAGCAACAGGAATGGATGCTTTAACTCATGCAATAGAAGCAGTAGTAGCTAAAGGAGCAATGGATGTTACTGATTGTACAGCTCTATATGCTATAAAAGAAATTTTTGACTATCTTCCAAGAGCAGTAAAAGATGGAAGTGATATAGAAGCTAGAGAGCAAATGTGTTACTCTTGTTTCTTAAATGGAATAGCATTCAGTAATGCTGGACTTGGAAATGTACATGCAATGGCACACCAACTTGGAGGATTGTATGACCTTCCTCATGGTGTATGTAATGCTATGCTTCTTCCAATAGTAGAAGAAGAAAATGCTAAAAATGCTCCTGAAAAATTCAGAGTAATAGCTCAGACTATTGGTTATGATGCAGCTGGTAAAACTGATAAAGAATGTGTAGACTATGTAATTGGTAGAATAAAAGCACTTTCTGAAGAAGTTGGAATACCTAAATCACTAAAAGAAGTAGGAGTAGACAACCCAGACTTTGAACTATTAGCTGAAAATGCTATGAAGGATGCTTGTGCTGGAGCAAACCCAGTATTCTTTGATAAAGAAAAACTTGTAGAGTTATTCAAAAAAATATCTTAA
- a CDS encoding putative tellurium resistance protein → MPINLTKGQKVDLTKGNAGLKNLVIGLGWDTNKYDGGADFDLDAAAFLVGANGKVPSQEEFVFYGNLIHKSSSVEHMGDNLTGEGDGDDEQIKVDLSKIPANVEKVVFTVTIYDSETRRQNFGQISNAYIRVVNESNNQELIRYDLGEDFSIETAVVVGEIYRHAGEWKFNAVGSGFQGGLAALCANFGIEVA, encoded by the coding sequence ATGCCAATAAATTTAACAAAAGGGCAAAAAGTAGACTTAACAAAAGGAAATGCTGGTTTAAAAAATCTTGTAATTGGTCTTGGGTGGGATACTAACAAATATGATGGTGGAGCTGATTTTGATTTAGATGCAGCAGCATTTTTAGTAGGTGCAAATGGAAAAGTTCCTTCACAAGAAGAATTTGTTTTTTATGGTAATCTTATTCATAAAAGCAGTTCAGTAGAACATATGGGGGATAACTTAACAGGTGAAGGAGATGGCGATGATGAACAAATAAAGGTAGATTTATCTAAAATCCCTGCTAATGTAGAAAAAGTTGTATTTACTGTTACTATTTATGATTCAGAAACGAGAAGACAAAATTTTGGACAAATATCAAACGCATATATAAGAGTAGTGAATGAAAGCAATAATCAAGAACTTATCAGATACGATCTTGGAGAAGACTTCTCAATTGAAACAGCAGTTGTAGTTGGAGAAATTTACAGACATGCTGGAGAATGGAAATTTAATGCAGTAGGAAGCGGATTCCAAGGAGGGTTGGCAGCTCTTTGTGCTAACTTTGGAATAGAAGTAGCATAA
- a CDS encoding putative transposase: protein MQKPTNNNIFFQLNQPKLFNFLQYEISDNDPVRKLSSILEGLDFSSLMQVFSYKTKVHPIRMFSIIVYAYSRNLTSTRDIEMACRENIKFRFLLQNSKIPVHSTISRFLAKTEDILPDLFEQFVEKIFEMEDISTETIYIDGTKIEAYANKYSFVWKKSIEKYRDRLDEKILELISNFNDDFNLQYDNFLEIYSYLSNLNFQIVKGRGKRKSKEQKYLELCAEYLEKYQKYSNHFKNLNGRNSYSKTDIDATFMRMKDDHMRNGQLKPGYNLQIGVISEYISSYEIFSNPSDSKTLIPFLEKISSQNLEIKNIVADAGYESISNYEYLEKMDYTSYIKPIYFEKSKIRKFKNDLNRVENLIYNHSENKLFRKDGLELEFLYSNKNNTVQYFWNLETNKKIKYNARFRILSNKSKENVSSNYGKQLRMNRSIQVEGAFAVLKEDMKLRKLKVRSKKSVLREICLFCIAYNFNRYLSRNINNRLGTTLHSLKVA, encoded by the coding sequence ATGCAAAAACCAACTAATAATAACATTTTTTTTCAATTAAATCAACCTAAACTTTTTAACTTTTTACAATATGAAATTTCTGATAATGATCCTGTAAGAAAACTTAGCTCAATATTGGAGGGATTAGATTTTAGTAGTTTAATGCAAGTATTTTCTTACAAAACAAAGGTACATCCTATCAGAATGTTTTCTATCATTGTTTATGCCTATTCGCGCAATTTAACTTCTACTAGAGATATAGAAATGGCTTGCCGTGAAAATATTAAATTCAGGTTTCTTTTACAAAATTCTAAAATTCCTGTTCACTCTACTATTTCTAGATTTTTAGCAAAAACTGAAGATATTCTTCCAGATCTATTTGAACAATTCGTTGAAAAAATTTTTGAAATGGAAGATATTTCTACTGAAACAATATATATTGATGGTACTAAAATTGAAGCATATGCTAATAAATATTCATTTGTTTGGAAAAAATCTATTGAGAAATACAGAGATAGATTAGATGAAAAAATTCTTGAACTAATTTCAAATTTTAATGATGATTTCAACTTACAATATGATAACTTCCTTGAAATATATTCGTATCTTTCTAATTTGAATTTTCAAATAGTCAAAGGTAGAGGAAAGCGAAAATCTAAAGAACAAAAATATTTAGAATTATGCGCAGAATACTTAGAAAAGTATCAAAAATATTCTAATCATTTTAAAAATCTTAATGGCAGAAATAGCTATTCAAAAACTGATATAGATGCTACTTTTATGAGAATGAAAGATGACCATATGAGAAATGGTCAATTAAAACCTGGATATAATCTGCAAATAGGAGTGATTAGTGAATATATTTCTTCATATGAAATTTTTTCTAATCCTTCTGATTCTAAAACTTTGATTCCATTTTTAGAGAAAATTTCATCTCAAAATTTAGAAATTAAAAATATTGTAGCTGATGCAGGATATGAAAGCATTTCAAATTATGAATATTTGGAAAAAATGGACTATACTTCATATATAAAACCAATATATTTTGAAAAATCTAAAATCAGAAAGTTTAAAAATGATTTAAACAGAGTAGAAAATTTAATATATAATCATTCTGAAAATAAGCTATTTAGAAAAGATGGATTAGAATTAGAATTTCTATACTCTAACAAAAATAATACAGTTCAATATTTTTGGAATCTTGAAACTAACAAAAAAATTAAGTACAATGCGAGATTTAGAATTTTATCAAATAAATCAAAAGAGAATGTATCAAGCAATTATGGAAAACAATTAAGAATGAACAGAAGTATTCAAGTAGAAGGTGCTTTTGCAGTTTTGAAAGAAGATATGAAATTGCGAAAATTAAAAGTTCGAAGTAAAAAAAGTGTTTTAAGAGAAATATGTTTGTTTTGTATCGCTTACAACTTCAACAGATATCTAAGCAGAAATATAAATAATCGCTTAGGAACAACACTTCACTCATTAAAAGTAGCTTAG
- a CDS encoding putative acetyltransferase, whose amino-acid sequence MKIDIKAAYDDLENIKLLFNEYTTMLGVNLAFQGYDDEIKNLPGKYAMPYGRLYIAYYDNKAAGCIALRKFGNDGCEMKRLFVRPEYRHLKIGKKLVNKIIDDAHELKYKYMVLDTLSNLQGAVALYKKSGFQEVEAYYENPLDNVLYFKLNL is encoded by the coding sequence ATGAAAATAGATATCAAAGCTGCTTATGATGATTTAGAAAATATAAAACTCCTTTTTAATGAATATACCACTATGCTTGGAGTTAATCTTGCTTTTCAAGGATATGATGATGAAATAAAGAATCTTCCAGGAAAATATGCTATGCCTTATGGAAGACTGTATATTGCATATTATGACAATAAAGCTGCTGGCTGTATAGCTCTGAGAAAATTTGGAAATGATGGCTGTGAAATGAAAAGGCTATTTGTCAGACCTGAATATAGACATTTAAAAATAGGAAAAAAATTAGTAAATAAAATTATAGATGATGCTCATGAGCTGAAATATAAATATATGGTACTGGATACTCTTTCTAATCTGCAAGGAGCTGTTGCTCTTTATAAAAAATCTGGTTTTCAAGAGGTTGAAGCTTATTATGAAAATCCCTTGGACAATGTTCTATATTTTAAATTAAACCTTTAA
- the infC gene encoding translation initiation factor IF-3 yields the protein MSANEALELARQEDLDLVEISPTAKPPVCKIMDFGKYRYEQTRKAKEAKKNQKQVVIKEVKVTARIDTHDLETKMGQIEKFLSKENKVKVTLVLFGRERMHATLGIDTLNEIAEKFAETADVDKKYNEKQKHIILTPKKS from the coding sequence ATGTCAGCTAATGAAGCTTTAGAGTTAGCAAGACAGGAAGATTTAGATCTAGTGGAGATTTCACCTACTGCGAAGCCGCCAGTATGTAAAATAATGGACTTCGGAAAATACAGATATGAACAAACAAGAAAAGCTAAGGAAGCTAAAAAGAATCAAAAACAAGTAGTAATAAAAGAAGTAAAAGTTACTGCTAGAATAGATACTCATGATTTAGAAACAAAAATGGGTCAAATTGAAAAATTCTTATCTAAAGAAAATAAAGTAAAAGTTACTTTAGTTTTATTTGGAAGGGAAAGAATGCATGCTACACTTGGAATAGATACTCTAAATGAAATAGCAGAGAAATTTGCTGAAACTGCAGATGTAGATAAAAAGTATAACGAAAAGCAAAAACACATTATATTAACACCTAAAAAGAGTTAA
- the rplT gene encoding 50S ribosomal protein L20 has protein sequence MRVKTGIVRRRKHKKILQAAKGFRGASGDVIKQAKQATMKAAAYSTRDRKVNKRRMRSLWIIRINSAARINGLTYSTLINGLKRAGIVLDRKVLADIALNNAAEFTKLAETAKAAL, from the coding sequence ATGAGAGTTAAGACTGGAATAGTTAGAAGAAGAAAGCATAAAAAAATATTACAAGCAGCAAAAGGATTTAGAGGAGCATCTGGTGACGTTATAAAACAAGCTAAACAAGCTACAATGAAAGCAGCAGCTTACTCAACAAGAGATAGAAAAGTTAATAAAAGAAGAATGAGATCACTTTGGATCATCAGAATAAACTCAGCAGCTAGAATCAATGGATTAACTTACTCAACTTTAATCAATGGATTAAAAAGAGCTGGAATCGTATTAGACAGAAAAGTTTTAGCAGATATTGCTTTAAACAATGCAGCTGAATTCACTAAATTAGCTGAAACTGCAAAAGCTGCTCTATAA
- a CDS encoding putative calcium-translocating P-type ATPase, translated as MKKMGLTDLEVLASKEKFGSNIITEQETESFFDKLKDNFGDPMIKILCVALIINVIFTFMGQTEWYEPFGIAVAVILATFVSTFSEYRNENAFQKLQEEASRIMCKVYRNNEVTEISINDIVVGDWVLLQSGDKIPADGIITDGTIKVDQSVLNGETKEATKKPFPENYKDEEASMDFLNPYKVFRGAVVCSGNAVMEVTVVGDKSVYGQIASELQIDDDRESPLKLKLGKLADDISKFGYIGGIAIAIALLFQRIVIHNGFEMARIIAYCSNWMVLVNDLIHAVMLAVIIIVMAVPEGLPLMIAIVSALNMSKMLKDNVLVRKIVGIETAGSLNILFSDKTGTITKGKLETILFVDGTGKETKKYDHISEELKKIFSLNIFKNTSALITGDGDNIKIVGGNATERAILGFVGKNCCDLDVEVCCSLPFNSTNKYSACSVTGDCDITLVKGAPEKLLSKCKYYYTEEGEKKEFNDHDKIENIINELARRAIRVLAFASCEKKIHEDDKEIEDCTLIGIIGIRDEVRPESISAIKEVQGAGIQVVMITGDRKDTAVAIAEEAGLLTEDTDLVYTSDELAQMTDNEIAAQMKNIKVVSRALPSDKSRLVKIAQELNLVVGMTGDGVNDSPALKKADVGFAMGGGTEVAKEASDIVILDDNFMSIEKAILYGRTIFNSIRKFIIFQLTINVAAVMVSFVSPLLGMENPLSITQILWVNLVMDTLAALAFGGEPALKRFMQEKPKRREENIVSSYMWSAIFTGSIWTFILSMFFLLTPQIKALFRPGINNEYLLTGYFAFFIFISVFNAFNARTEQTNLFDNIFENKGFLNIIILIVIVQVIMTYLGGAVLNCYGLTLKEWAAVIIMAFTIIPVDIIRKKIVIKK; from the coding sequence TTGAAAAAGATGGGATTAACGGATTTAGAAGTTCTAGCATCAAAAGAAAAATTTGGTAGCAACATAATTACAGAACAGGAAACAGAAAGTTTTTTTGATAAACTAAAGGATAACTTTGGCGACCCAATGATAAAAATATTGTGTGTAGCTCTAATTATCAATGTTATTTTTACATTCATGGGGCAAACAGAATGGTATGAGCCTTTTGGTATAGCTGTAGCTGTCATACTTGCTACATTTGTTTCTACATTTTCCGAATATAGAAATGAAAATGCTTTCCAGAAGCTTCAAGAAGAAGCTTCAAGAATAATGTGCAAAGTATATAGAAACAATGAAGTAACTGAAATATCTATCAATGATATAGTGGTAGGAGATTGGGTCTTACTCCAATCTGGAGATAAAATTCCAGCAGATGGAATAATTACAGATGGAACTATTAAAGTAGATCAATCTGTTTTAAATGGCGAAACTAAGGAAGCCACTAAAAAACCATTTCCAGAAAATTATAAAGATGAAGAAGCTTCAATGGACTTTTTAAATCCATATAAAGTATTCAGAGGTGCAGTTGTCTGCTCTGGAAATGCTGTGATGGAAGTTACTGTAGTTGGAGATAAGAGTGTTTATGGTCAAATAGCAAGTGAGCTGCAAATAGATGATGATAGGGAATCTCCATTAAAATTAAAACTTGGAAAACTTGCAGATGATATAAGTAAATTTGGGTATATTGGTGGTATAGCAATAGCAATAGCACTTTTATTTCAAAGAATTGTAATACATAATGGCTTTGAAATGGCAAGAATTATTGCTTATTGTTCTAACTGGATGGTTTTAGTGAATGACTTGATTCATGCTGTTATGCTTGCAGTTATCATTATAGTTATGGCAGTTCCAGAAGGTCTTCCATTAATGATAGCTATTGTATCAGCATTGAATATGTCTAAAATGCTGAAAGACAATGTACTAGTAAGAAAAATAGTAGGTATTGAAACTGCTGGAAGCTTAAATATCCTTTTTTCAGATAAAACAGGAACTATTACAAAAGGAAAATTAGAAACAATATTATTTGTAGATGGAACTGGTAAGGAAACTAAAAAATATGATCATATCTCTGAGGAACTAAAAAAAATATTTTCTCTTAATATATTTAAAAATACAAGTGCCCTTATTACAGGAGATGGAGATAATATTAAAATAGTTGGAGGAAATGCTACTGAAAGAGCTATTCTTGGCTTTGTTGGAAAAAACTGCTGTGATTTGGATGTTGAAGTCTGCTGTTCATTGCCATTTAATAGTACAAATAAATATTCTGCCTGTTCTGTAACTGGAGATTGTGATATAACATTAGTAAAGGGAGCTCCTGAAAAACTCCTTTCAAAATGTAAATATTATTATACTGAAGAAGGGGAGAAAAAAGAGTTTAATGACCACGATAAAATAGAAAATATAATAAATGAGCTTGCTAGAAGAGCTATAAGAGTATTAGCATTTGCAAGCTGTGAAAAAAAAATACATGAAGATGATAAAGAAATTGAAGATTGTACTTTAATTGGTATTATAGGTATTAGAGATGAAGTAAGACCTGAATCTATTTCTGCTATAAAAGAGGTACAAGGAGCAGGAATACAAGTAGTAATGATAACTGGAGATAGAAAGGATACTGCTGTAGCTATTGCTGAAGAAGCTGGACTTCTTACTGAAGATACAGATTTAGTTTATACTTCTGATGAACTAGCTCAAATGACAGATAATGAGATTGCTGCTCAAATGAAAAATATTAAAGTAGTGTCAAGAGCTCTGCCTAGTGATAAATCTAGACTTGTAAAAATAGCTCAAGAGCTGAATCTTGTAGTAGGAATGACAGGAGATGGAGTTAATGATTCTCCTGCTTTGAAAAAAGCTGATGTTGGATTTGCTATGGGTGGTGGTACAGAAGTAGCTAAAGAAGCTTCAGATATTGTTATCCTAGATGATAACTTTATGTCTATTGAAAAAGCTATTCTTTATGGAAGAACAATTTTTAATTCCATTAGAAAATTTATAATATTTCAGCTTACAATCAATGTAGCTGCAGTAATGGTATCATTTGTTTCTCCTTTACTTGGAATGGAAAATCCACTTTCAATTACTCAAATTTTATGGGTAAATTTAGTTATGGATACTTTAGCAGCTCTGGCATTTGGAGGAGAACCAGCTTTGAAAAGATTTATGCAGGAAAAACCTAAACGCAGAGAAGAAAATATTGTCAGCAGCTATATGTGGAGTGCTATATTTACAGGAAGTATTTGGACATTTATACTAAGTATGTTCTTCCTTCTTACACCACAAATAAAGGCTTTATTTAGACCAGGAATAAATAATGAATATCTTCTGACTGGATATTTTGCTTTCTTTATATTTATATCTGTCTTTAATGCTTTCAATGCAAGAACAGAGCAAACTAATTTATTTGATAATATTTTTGAAAATAAAGGATTCCTTAACATAATTATTCTTATTGTAATTGTACAGGTTATTATGACATACTTAGGAGGAGCTGTCTTAAACTGCTATGGTTTAACTTTAAAAGAATGGGCAGCAGTAATTATTATGGCATTTACAATTATACCAGTTGATATAATAAGAAAAAAAATTGTAATAAAAAAATAG
- the rpmI gene encoding 50S ribosomal protein L35, with product MPKMKTHRGAKKRIKVTGTGKFIVKHSGKSHILTKKDRKRKNSLKKDLVVTDTLKKHMQGLLPYGVGR from the coding sequence ATGCCAAAAATGAAGACTCACAGAGGAGCAAAAAAGAGAATTAAAGTAACAGGGACTGGGAAATTTATTGTTAAACATTCTGGAAAAAGCCATATCTTAACTAAAAAAGATAGAAAAAGAAAAAATAGCCTAAAGAAAGATTTAGTAGTTACTGACACTTTAAAGAAACATATGCAAGGGTTACTACCATATGGAGTAGGAAGATAA
- a CDS encoding putative transposase, whose protein sequence is MFFFYDRDLLTKLAYAVNDVFKYQFHNIKAKNQRIHKISKYSSKYFTNSDIIHYGLITVIHTFGRDLKWNPHIHAIVTLGGFNKNFQFLEKKYFHVNSIAGQWKKMVIDIVKSGNYDKPEIKAKAYAAANYLYRKNTRFFFNVAKNDLNNNIYAIKYIGRYLSRAPIAEYKIVDFYDNKVTFYYESLADDKQRIELTLDVETFLSKLIIHIPPKHFKMIRRFGIYSRNIKSELKNIMKFMRKYVSKYSNSTFYQLEIWNAFGVNPFYCFKCNARMKVKKISYFNIHTGSICWKEYR, encoded by the coding sequence ATGTTTTTCTTCTATGATAGAGACCTTTTAACTAAGCTTGCTTATGCTGTTAATGATGTTTTTAAATATCAATTTCATAACATTAAAGCAAAAAATCAAAGAATTCATAAAATTTCAAAATATTCCTCTAAATACTTTACTAACTCAGATATCATTCATTATGGATTGATTACTGTTATTCATACCTTTGGGCGCGATCTTAAATGGAACCCTCATATTCATGCTATTGTTACTTTAGGTGGATTCAATAAAAACTTCCAATTTCTTGAAAAAAAATATTTTCATGTCAATTCCATTGCTGGACAATGGAAAAAAATGGTTATTGATATTGTTAAATCTGGAAATTATGACAAGCCTGAAATTAAAGCTAAAGCTTATGCTGCTGCTAACTACCTTTATCGCAAAAATACAAGATTCTTTTTCAATGTTGCAAAAAATGATTTAAATAATAATATTTATGCAATTAAATATATTGGCAGATATCTGTCAAGAGCTCCTATCGCAGAATATAAAATTGTTGATTTCTATGATAATAAGGTTACTTTCTATTATGAAAGTCTTGCTGATGATAAACAAAGAATTGAGCTTACTTTAGATGTGGAAACATTTCTTTCCAAATTAATTATTCACATTCCCCCTAAACATTTCAAAATGATTAGGCGCTTTGGAATCTATTCTAGAAATATTAAATCAGAACTTAAAAACATCATGAAATTCATGAGAAAATATGTCTCTAAATATTCCAATTCTACTTTTTATCAACTTGAAATATGGAACGCTTTTGGAGTAAATCCTTTTTATTGTTTTAAATGTAATGCCAGAATGAAAGTTAAAAAAATATCATATTTTAATATACATACAGGCTCCATTTGCTGGAAAGAATATCGCTAA